One stretch of Arachis hypogaea cultivar Tifrunner chromosome 20, arahy.Tifrunner.gnm2.J5K5, whole genome shotgun sequence DNA includes these proteins:
- the LOC112783352 gene encoding 3beta-hydroxysteroid-dehydrogenase/decarboxylase isoform X1, whose product MAVDDRWCVVTGGRGFAARHLVEMLIQDNTYFVRIADLGATIELEPSEQLGTLSQALSSGRAQYVSLDLRNKEHVLKALEGCEVVFHMAAPNSSINNYQLHHSVNVQGTQNVIDACVQLRVKRLVYTSSSSVVFDGVHGIHNGKESMPYPPKHNDHYSATKAQGEALVLKANGTSGILTCSLRPSSIFGPGDRLMVPSSVDAAKAGKTKFIIGDGNNMYDFTYVGNVAHSHLCADRALASEGEVSKKAAGEAYFITNMEPIKFWEFMSLILEGLGYERPRIKIPAFVLMPIALLVEYTYKLLGPYGMKVPQLTPSRVRLLSCNRTFDCSKAKERLGYEPIVTLKEGLRRTIDSFSHLRAENQLKPKREGPSKASVYLGSGRVADTLLWKDRKRTITTLLVLIAIYLSFIAPGNTFITALSKLLLFVLIFLFIHGILPAKVLGYTVQKMPKSWFHLSEDMSHQLAVSVVSVWNIPMNVLKSLAQGTEWMLFFKVVFSLLLLSFFGAFSLQNLYKIGLTTAFIAFYIYEKKEEEIDDLFIKALSFGCKLKSDAIRKFLPSKKSE is encoded by the exons ATGGCCGTCGACGACAGGTGGTGCGTCGTCACCGGAGGTCGCGGCTTCGCCGCCCGCCACCTGGTGGAAATGTTGATCCAAGACAACACCTACTTTGTTCGCATCGCAGATCTCGGAGCCACTATCGAACTCGAACCGTCCGAACAACTCGGGACTCTAAGCCAAGCCTTGAGCTCTGGTCGCGCCCAATACGTCTCTCTCGATCTTCGTAATAAGGAACACGTCCTCAAAG CATTGGAAGGTTGTGAGGTTGTTTTCCACATGGCTGCTCCAAACTCATCCATTAACAACTATCAGCTTCATCATTCTGTCAATGTCCAAG GAACACAGAATGTCATTGATGCTTGTGTTCAACTTAGAGTGAAGCGGCTTGTTTACACCAGCTCATCTAGTGTTGTATTTGATGGCGTTCATGGAATTCACAATGGAAAGGAATCAATGCCCTATCCACCTAAG CATAATGATCATTATTCTGCTACTAAAGCTCAGGGTGAGGCATTGGTTTTGAAGGCTAATGGAACTAGTGGGATCCTGACATGCTCGCTACGTCCTAGTAGCATTTTTGGGCCTGGTGATAGACTGATGGTGCCTTCGTCAGTTGATGCTGCCAAGGCAGGGAAAACTAAG TTCATTATTGGTGATGGCAATAACATGTATGATTTCACTTATGTTGGAAATGTGGCTCATTCCCATTTATGTGCTGACCGAGCTCTAGCTTCAGAGGGGGAAGTTTCAAAAAAAGCTGCAGGAGAG GCATATTTCATAACAAATATGGAACCTATAAAATTTTGGGAATTCATGTCACTTATTCTAGAAGGTCTTGGATATGAAAG GCCAAGAATAAAGATCCCTGCCTTTGTTCTCATGCCAATTGCACTATTGGTGGAATATACATATAAGCTGCTAGGTCCATATGGTATGAAGGTGCCTCAGTTAACACCTTCAAGAGTAAGACTCCTATCTTGCAACAGAACTTTTGATTGCTCAAAAGCAAAGGAGCGCCTTGGATATGAACCCATTGTAACGCTAAAG GAGGGTTTGCGTAGGACAATTGATTCATTTTCACACTTGAGGGCTGAAAATCAACTCAAGCCCAAAAGAGAAGGTCCCTCGAAAGCTTCAGTATATCTTGGGAGTGGAAGAG TTGCTGACACATTGCTTTGGAAGGATAGAAAGCGAACGATCACCACATTGTTAGTCTTGATTGCAATATACTTAAGCTTCATTGCACCTGGGAATACTTTCATTACTGCTCTTTCAAAGCTTCTGTTGTTCGTATTGATCTTTTTATTCATTCATGGGATTCTACCGGCAAAAGT ATTGGGGTACACTGTTCAGAAAATGCCCAAATCCTGGTTTCACTTATCAGAAGACATGTCACATCAACTTGCTGTCTCCGTGGTATCAGTATGGAATATTCCTATGAATGTTTTGAAATCCCTTGCACAAGGGACCGAGTGGATGCTATTCTTTAAG GTTGTTTTCTCTTTGCTCCTTCTTAGCTTCTTTGGTGCATTTTCACTTCAGAACTTATATAAGATAG gACTTACCACTGCATTTATTGCTTTCTACATTtatgaaaagaaagaggaagaaattgATGACTTATTCATAAAAGCACTTTCTTTTGGATGCAAATTGAAATCTGATGCCATAAGGAAGTTCCTTCCTTCTAAGAAGAGTGAGTGA
- the LOC112783352 gene encoding 3beta-hydroxysteroid-dehydrogenase/decarboxylase isoform X2, with product MSKNVIDACVQLRVKRLVYTSSSSVVFDGVHGIHNGKESMPYPPKHNDHYSATKAQGEALVLKANGTSGILTCSLRPSSIFGPGDRLMVPSSVDAAKAGKTKFIIGDGNNMYDFTYVGNVAHSHLCADRALASEGEVSKKAAGEAYFITNMEPIKFWEFMSLILEGLGYERPRIKIPAFVLMPIALLVEYTYKLLGPYGMKVPQLTPSRVRLLSCNRTFDCSKAKERLGYEPIVTLKEGLRRTIDSFSHLRAENQLKPKREGPSKASVYLGSGRVADTLLWKDRKRTITTLLVLIAIYLSFIAPGNTFITALSKLLLFVLIFLFIHGILPAKVLGYTVQKMPKSWFHLSEDMSHQLAVSVVSVWNIPMNVLKSLAQGTEWMLFFKVVFSLLLLSFFGAFSLQNLYKIGLTTAFIAFYIYEKKEEEIDDLFIKALSFGCKLKSDAIRKFLPSKKSE from the exons ATGTCCAAG AATGTCATTGATGCTTGTGTTCAACTTAGAGTGAAGCGGCTTGTTTACACCAGCTCATCTAGTGTTGTATTTGATGGCGTTCATGGAATTCACAATGGAAAGGAATCAATGCCCTATCCACCTAAG CATAATGATCATTATTCTGCTACTAAAGCTCAGGGTGAGGCATTGGTTTTGAAGGCTAATGGAACTAGTGGGATCCTGACATGCTCGCTACGTCCTAGTAGCATTTTTGGGCCTGGTGATAGACTGATGGTGCCTTCGTCAGTTGATGCTGCCAAGGCAGGGAAAACTAAG TTCATTATTGGTGATGGCAATAACATGTATGATTTCACTTATGTTGGAAATGTGGCTCATTCCCATTTATGTGCTGACCGAGCTCTAGCTTCAGAGGGGGAAGTTTCAAAAAAAGCTGCAGGAGAG GCATATTTCATAACAAATATGGAACCTATAAAATTTTGGGAATTCATGTCACTTATTCTAGAAGGTCTTGGATATGAAAG GCCAAGAATAAAGATCCCTGCCTTTGTTCTCATGCCAATTGCACTATTGGTGGAATATACATATAAGCTGCTAGGTCCATATGGTATGAAGGTGCCTCAGTTAACACCTTCAAGAGTAAGACTCCTATCTTGCAACAGAACTTTTGATTGCTCAAAAGCAAAGGAGCGCCTTGGATATGAACCCATTGTAACGCTAAAG GAGGGTTTGCGTAGGACAATTGATTCATTTTCACACTTGAGGGCTGAAAATCAACTCAAGCCCAAAAGAGAAGGTCCCTCGAAAGCTTCAGTATATCTTGGGAGTGGAAGAG TTGCTGACACATTGCTTTGGAAGGATAGAAAGCGAACGATCACCACATTGTTAGTCTTGATTGCAATATACTTAAGCTTCATTGCACCTGGGAATACTTTCATTACTGCTCTTTCAAAGCTTCTGTTGTTCGTATTGATCTTTTTATTCATTCATGGGATTCTACCGGCAAAAGT ATTGGGGTACACTGTTCAGAAAATGCCCAAATCCTGGTTTCACTTATCAGAAGACATGTCACATCAACTTGCTGTCTCCGTGGTATCAGTATGGAATATTCCTATGAATGTTTTGAAATCCCTTGCACAAGGGACCGAGTGGATGCTATTCTTTAAG GTTGTTTTCTCTTTGCTCCTTCTTAGCTTCTTTGGTGCATTTTCACTTCAGAACTTATATAAGATAG gACTTACCACTGCATTTATTGCTTTCTACATTtatgaaaagaaagaggaagaaattgATGACTTATTCATAAAAGCACTTTCTTTTGGATGCAAATTGAAATCTGATGCCATAAGGAAGTTCCTTCCTTCTAAGAAGAGTGAGTGA